From the Lathyrus oleraceus cultivar Zhongwan6 chromosome 3, CAAS_Psat_ZW6_1.0, whole genome shotgun sequence genome, the window tatatataaatttttttaaacCTATTTCCTAAATAATCATTTAGTTTTAAATTAACTTTTAGAAACTTTCAattatttatgaaaaatatttatcattattatttattatatagTTTAATGATGGATATATTTATagaattttcaaaaaaaataataatatagACTCTAATAAAAATCTAGTATTTTAATATCTTTAATATTATGATTAAATTGAAAACACTTCTCTTCATACCGTGATCATAAATGGgctaattaattaatttaaattattataaATAAGTAATTCTTTTGGTATTCTTgtaataaatttttttattattgatGTATTTTTCCAAAAGTTTTAATAGTCATATGACTTTTCATACACAATGatatgatttttaatttttttactATTAAATAGTAGTATGTTTTTTTATAGATTTGATAACCTGAACAGTGATATGATTTTTCATATATTTTAATAACATGTTAAACAGTGGTATGTCTTTTATAATTTTAATAAAGTGAAGAGTGATAGACTATACAATAACTTTTTATACTTTTTAATAGTAACATGTTAAAGAGTGATATGTCTTTTCATAGTTTTAATAACTTTGAACAATTATATATATGACTTTTTAATAACTTATTAAGCAGTGATATGTCTTTTCATAAATTTTAATAATATGAATAAAGTGATTGTTAAGAATATATCAACGGTGAGTATTGTGGATAATAGTTTCACATTGGTTGGTAATGTGGAGATTTGAatatttataagtgagagaattcACTCACCTATCgccttaaggttttaggtgaatatatggtgtgtctctcacaaagatATTGCTTTAGAAAAGAAGTCTCACAATATTCAATACTCTACACATTCAACAGTGATATGACTTTTCATATTTTtcaataattaattaaatttatattttaaaaaaaataaaaaaattattttattttcataatttTAAGATATTATTTTGTCAAACATTAAAGACACACAAAACTACACTCAAATATTAATTtatcatttaattttttttaataaaagtCAAATTCGGTATTGTAACTTTTACCAActttaatatatattatatttcaTTTAGGTATCTAATTCACTTTGCACATAAACACATCTACATTTTTCACATACATAGAACAGGAACATTtatattgatttttttttctaaTTTAGGTCTGACTTATAATTGTGTAACTATTTTTTTTCTATCTCGTTGGACATTAAGAAGAATTTTATTCAAAATATGTCTTTCTTTAAATTTGTCTTTTTATTGAGTTTGCAATTTAGCAACACTCTTTTGTATCTTTTTGGTTTATCATTATATCAGGCctttatttaaaataataataatgaaagactaaaaatataataaaataataataataataataataataataataaaacactaattattaaaaaaatactaaTTTCCAACTGTTATCCTAACAAATTTCTTTAAAATACTTATAAGTGAACTTTTAATAATGACAAAAAATATAAAATACtaataatcataataataataattaaatattaccaaatttaatttatttttgaTTGAATGAGCATAGATATATTAATTTTCAATAAacattttttaaatttaatttaaaatttaagtGTTCTATTTTTTGAAATGACGGAAtagtttttaaaattttaagctttttaaaaaattaattcTACTAATAAATTAATATATTTCATTTAAATACTATTTTTTATCATATTAAAATCTTAAAAACTTGTATAAATATTATTAAAAGTTATATATAAACTTTTTTGAACCTATTTCCTAAATAATCGTTGTTTTGAATTAACTTTTAGAAACTTTCAattatttatgaaaaatatttttcattattatttattatatagTTTAATGATGGATATATTTAtagaatttaaaaaaaaattaatatagACTCTAATAAATATCTAGTATTTTAATATCTTAAATATTATGATTAAATTAAAAACACTTCTCTTCATACCGTGATCATAAATGGgctaattaattaatttaaattattataaATAAGTAATTATTTTGGTATACTTgtaataaatttttttattattgatatattttttcaaaaattttaaTAATCATATGACTTTTCATACTTTTTAATAACTTGCACAATGatatgatttttaattttttttctgTTAAATAATAGTAGTATGTCTTTTCATAGATCTAATAACCTGAAGAGTGATATGTCTTTTCATAGTTTTAATAATCTGAACAATTATATGATTTTTCATACTTTTTAATAACCTATTAAACAGTGGTATCTCTTTTCATAAATTTTAATAATTTGAATACAGTGATATGACTTTTCATATTTTTGACTAAGTTTatattttgaaaataattttaaaaaaataaaaaatattaaatttattttattttcataattttaaaatattacTATCTTGTCAAACATTAAAGATGCACAAAACTACAGTCAAATATTGATTTATCTTTTCAAAATTTTTTAACAAAAGTCAAATTCGAGTATTGATAACTTTTACCAACATTgatatataatatatttattcAGTTATCTAATTCACTTTGCACGTATACACGTCTACATTTTTCACATCTATAGAAAGATTTATGAGTGGTGAAATGTTAAGAAAAGGACAAGATGGTATTTTTGGTTGTTACAGTACTAAATTTTATAATTTGATATAGATATAGCTGCAAGCAAAGCAACTCCATCAAAAGTAGTAAAAGCCAATGTTGAGTCATTGACATGAGACAACCTGCGACAATAGAAACCTAAAAGTCAATGAATCTTTCTTAATGATCACAAACacacatctatatatatatatatatatatatatatatatatatatatatatatatatatatatatatatatatatatatatatatatagtacTCCTAGATTGATCAAAGATCAAACAAGcacaacaacaacattaaacaGAAGTGCTCTATCTATGATGACAGGCTCAGAACTGATACAGAAGATACAAGATTTAACCATGAATGCAAAACATCATCAGTTGGAGACACTTCACTCAATTCTTCTTCACAATTCATCTTCACACTATCTTCAATCTTTCTCCAATAACAATACTCCTCTTGATCCTTCCACTTTCACAACTCTTGTTCCACTCTCTTCCTATGAAGATTACCTTGACTTTATTCAACAAATGGCTGATCATCATCCTACAAATCATCACCCTCTTCTCTCTGTTGATCCTCTTCTTTGTTTCTTCTACAGGTATATTATATATCTTCCCTTTTAACTCACTTACTTGTACATGACTCTGACTTTTTCTTTCTCAGCTCGGGAACCACGTCGATGAAACCAAAACTCATCCCTTACTTTGATTCAGCCCTTTCAAAATCAGCATCTTTTATTGCTCACACAGGGAGTATTGCTGTTCTTCAAAGGTAAATCCTGCTAAATCTTTAAAGATCTTATGTTTGTTGAAAATTGAGTTTAAATTTGAATCCTAGACCATGCAGCCAGTTTCCTCCAAGGCCTAATATCAACAAGATCATGTTGTTTCTCTATGCTGACAAAATTACTACTACAACTAAAAGTGGCTTAAAGGTTATGGCAGCCTCTTCATACCCTTTACAAAGTGGTAAAGTATCTTCTACACAACTTTCCAGGTTCTCTAGTCCTCTACAAGTCATGCTTGGATCTAATGTTGATCATCAAATGTATTGTCATCTTTTATGCGGCCTTAGGAATGTTGATGTTATGGATGGAATTAGTACTCCTTATGCCATAGGTTTGATTAAAGCATTTGGTTTTTTGGAGTCCAAGTGGGAGCAGCTATGTGATGATCTTGATTGTGGTTATCCATGTCATGAAATTTCTGATTTGGAAATGAGAGAAGGTGTAATCAACACAGTTGGTGGTCCTCAACATGAACTGTCAACTAGAATAAGATTAGTCTGTGCAGATAAGAACTGGGGTGGAATTGTACGTAGGTTGTTTCCGAATGTTCGGTTTATCAGGTGCGTTACGACAGGAAGCATGATGCAGTACTATGAAAAACTTAAGTTTTATGCAGGCGATGTACCGATTCTAGGAGGAGATTACTTTGCTTCTGAGTGTTGTGTAGGTTTAAATTTAGACTTAACGCAACCACCCGAGACAACACGATTCGTTATACTACCTACTTTTGCATACTTTGAGTTTCTTCCATTTGAGATGAATGACAATGATGAAGATGCTGTCCACGAACAAACAGTACTAGACCTTTGCAGCATCGAGGTTGGGAAGATGTATGAAGTGGTGGTTACTACTTACCGAGGATTTTATCGATACAAATTAGGCGATATAGTTAGAGTTGTTGGTTTCTATAATTCAGCACCTCAAGTGGAATTTGTGATGAGGGCACCTAAGTCTTCAGCTGAGATTATAACTGAGAAGGACTTGATTTTAGCAGTTGAGAAATTTCAACTTGCACTTAGAGAAGCTATGGGAAAAGACTCAATTGAGATTGTTGAGTTTGCAAGTTTCTTGGATCAGGAACCGATGTGGAAGCAGTTGAAGGTATTCATAGAAGTTCAAGAGGAATCTGAGTTTTTGGAGGAATGGGTTAAAGTGTTTAAAAGTTGTATTTCATGtcttgagagtggttttgggGCATTGTACAAGGTGCAGAAGGAGAAAGGTCATTTAGGGAAGTTAAAGATAATGATCCTGAGGCATGGAGCTTTTGATAAGTTATTAGATTTGGCGATTAAGAATGGAACATCAGCAAGTCAATATAAGCCACCAAAGATTATAAGGAATAATGAAGTTGTGAAACTCTTGGACAAATTAGCTTCTGTTACAATATCAGTAGATGACTAAGAATGTATACTGAATGGATTGAATGTGTAGCACTACCTCAATTTTCAATCTGTCACATTTTTAAACATGATGTTCAGAATGATCTTAGTTGCTTTTTTCAATAATAGAATATCTTGTAATTGAAAGATGAGTTGTTTCAATACGCATGAGTTGCTTCATAAACAATAGTGAATTCAATAATCAAATATAGAACCAAACTGACTATAAAAAATAAGGTAATGTTAATTTgtaataaatttttaaaaattgtgtattgaatttattaaaaatttataattaataattttatttattttttcaatacAAAATTTTTATTTGTGGATTTCTTAACATGTGTCCTTGGGGCACAGGTTAGCATTACCCTAAAAAATAAGGCTTGTTATTTATTCACCAACTTGCTTCCTTTGTTGTTCTATCAAACATTGCAAATTGCAAACTTGTTACGCGTTGATGGCTGCCTGTAATTGTTCAAGGCTTTTACCTTTGGTTTCTGGAACTGCTACAACTATAAACAATATAGCTAGTGCATTGATTGCAGCATAAAGAACGAAAGTACCTGAAAATCATAATTACAAAATGTTGTATAATAATGCTTATTATCATTACTCCTTTAAATGAAATAAAGCTGAAAAACAATGTATTTACCATAGGAGCTCCAACTCATGAGAAAGTTGAAAGTATAGGAGCATAACCATGCACCAAACCAGTTCACTAATGTGGCTATGCTTCCTGCTTGTCCTTTAATATTCACAGGAAATATCTGCAACACAAGGTAATAATATTTCAGCAAAATTTGTACCATCTTTTTGACAAGTAAAATCATACTAATTCTGATATACCAGACATGTTTTATAACGGACGAATTCGAAGGGATCGGGACGTACCTCGGACATCACAACCCATGGAACTGCTCCCATTCCTATTGAAAATGATCCTATGTAGACCTAATATCATATAAAGAGTAAATGTCACATGAGTTCATATTTAGGAGAATTAGATATacataaaacaaacaaaaaacaTCATGAAAGGGTAGTAGCCATACTAGTATGCCGGTTACAGCAAGTGTCGGAACTGCCCCTAAGCCCACATTATGAACCTGTTACTCACAAGGATATCACTTTTACATAAATATCAGGATTCAAAACTGGACGCCATAGTGTTTATAGTTGAAATGTACCTTAAGATAGAATGCAACTGCTGTAAATATACATCCTGCAACCAATCCTGATCCAGACACCTATTGAAACCAAGAAATTATAATAGGACTATCATACTCATACATACATGAAGAGGATGATAAGCAAATGAAAATTTGAAGTTATGTTGTTTTGTGGTTTGAACTTACCAAAAGTAGGGGCTTTCTTCCAGCTTTATCTATGAGGGTTGCTCCAACACCTGTTATTATAATCTGCGAAAAGAATAAACATGACTGCATTAGTTTGGTAGAAACCAAAATCAAACTTTTCAAGGACTACTGGTTAAGTTTAAAAAAAGAACCTGAAGAATAGCATAAACTATACTCCCGGTCGCAGAAGGAAATCCTATGACAAAATAAAGTTTATTCAAGTTTTAAAACATGATTTCAATGTGAACTATAGGTTATATAAATAGTGTTAGACTATGGATGAAAATTTACAATTACATAAGTACCTGCTAGATCAAAAATACTGCTAGTATAAAAGCAAACTCCATTGATTCCCCCAAATTGCTGGCAAACCATAAGTCCTATTCCAATCTGCCATATCAAAATCAGTTATCTGTAGTACTTTCTTTGTATTTGCTTGGATTGAAGAAAAATCACAAGGTTTAAAATAGACTATCATTTTCAAAACAGTACTTTATTTTTCACCTCTCTTAAAGAAAATGAAATGATATCAAAAGTGGAATTATAGATACATACTGTAAGCGACCGCAGATATCTTCTTTGAAACAGATCCAGCATCTTCGGTTTTGCGAGAAGTTCTAAACTAGTTATATAATCCTGAGTGGCAGTGACAAATACACAAGTTTTTCTTCTTCATTTGGAATACTTTGTTTTCAGTATTGTGCATGATAGCAAAGTCAAAAACATATAGTAACCTGAATTTCCTTTGCTTCTTGAGATATATCAGCATCTTTACCGCGAAGTATTTGCAATGCTGCCACAAAATCTTTAGCGCGTCCTCTCTTTGCCTACAGTCATTATTTAGTCGGTTTTAGGACTCTCGATGTTGAATTAACCACTGCATATTTTCCTCTAAAACCATAAAAATGGAAGTTTATTACTTACAAGCCATCTAGGAGACTCTGGAATGAAGAATAGACCCAAAAGCAACACAGCAGTGGGAATCATGCCTGCAATTGCAAGCACTTATCTAGTACCGAAAAGCTTCAATTAATTTATAATGTTGAAATTGCGAAGAAAACTGACCAATTATCGCTAAATCTCTCCACGAAAGTACTGTTCCAATTATGAATGAAACAGATACAGCAGTAACAATCATAAACtacaaaagaagaagaaaaactAACTTATATGGCGTGGCTACCTTCATTGCAAATACCAATACATTAGTTATTTTCATAATCAGAGTTACAATGTGCAGCAAATATATACCTGATTTAAGGTAGTGAGGGCTCCTCGGAGTTCTTTTGGCGCAATTTCTGCTACGAAGACAGGAACCACAAATGAAAAGACTCCCATTCCATATCCTGTTGCTAGTCTTCCAATATCCAAAGGAACTGGACCCTAAATATATATACATAAGAGAACAAGAAAAAAGCTATTCAGTTAATCCTCGGAGAACAGTTATGACCAAGAAAATCTCATAGGTTTTGTAGTAAGAACCttagaaaaataaataacaagcCATCCTGCAATACAGAAAGCACTTGATACTCTCATTGCCTGCATATACATTCCAAAGCCAACTTTTTATGAATACTCCAATTAATTTGGAGCTTAATTCATCATTTTAGTGACATTACCCCCTTTCGTCCAACAAAGTCAGCAATAGGACCACTTGTTATTGCGCCAATCATCGCACCAAAAGTCAAGATGGAGCCAAACAAGGAGTACTGCATACATTCAATCACCAAAAGCCAAAGAAAACAACATCAAATCCACCACAGGAATCAAATCCACTAAGTAGAAGTTATACAAACTTTTTTAGTACACGGTAATCACGAGTTTGCGTCTAAAAAATGTGCAGACAATGTTAGTTTAAAACAGTTTTAGAACATTATTAATCATTTTCAGTCCATTTTCTATGTTTTCATTAATCTAAGGATAATGAAGTAAAATCAAATTTTGAATAATTTGTGGCTAACCTCTGCCAAAGACAGACTAAGATCCTTTCTGATAGCATCTTGAGTTGGAGATGAATATCCAGCCtggaaaacaataaaaaaaaagTACTTATTTTTGGTGATTCTCAACTATAGAACAGATTTATAGTAAAACATAGATGTGGTAAAGACTTACACAAGCACCAAATTCATAAGAACCACAAACAGCAATGAATGTCGTAAAGTAAACCATCCatggatgattatgatgatgatCTTTGGTTTCATGGAGAAGTTGGTTCTTGTTTTCTCCTAACAATGGTTCTGTTATTATTTTGTGCTTACCACCCTCAACATCCTCTTTGATTTCCATCTTCATTTTCATACCTTTGTTGTGTGTAAGATCTTAGTTCCTTAAAAGTAGTGATGAGTATGACAGTGACTCACTTTGCATAGGATTAGAACTGGTCAAAAAAAACAACCTCAAAGTTTCAAATTTCAGAGCCTTAATTATTGGCTACTGTTCTGTCACATGCAAATTGTTCCAAAAACATATCAAGAAAACAAATGCATTGCGTATATATTAAAACTTATTTATATTGATAAAGAAAAACTTA encodes:
- the LOC127126193 gene encoding probable indole-3-acetic acid-amido synthetase GH3.6, with the translated sequence MMTGSELIQKIQDLTMNAKHHQLETLHSILLHNSSSHYLQSFSNNNTPLDPSTFTTLVPLSSYEDYLDFIQQMADHHPTNHHPLLSVDPLLCFFYSSGTTSMKPKLIPYFDSALSKSASFIAHTGSIAVLQSQFPPRPNINKIMLFLYADKITTTTKSGLKVMAASSYPLQSGKVSSTQLSRFSSPLQVMLGSNVDHQMYCHLLCGLRNVDVMDGISTPYAIGLIKAFGFLESKWEQLCDDLDCGYPCHEISDLEMREGVINTVGGPQHELSTRIRLVCADKNWGGIVRRLFPNVRFIRCVTTGSMMQYYEKLKFYAGDVPILGGDYFASECCVGLNLDLTQPPETTRFVILPTFAYFEFLPFEMNDNDEDAVHEQTVLDLCSIEVGKMYEVVVTTYRGFYRYKLGDIVRVVGFYNSAPQVEFVMRAPKSSAEIITEKDLILAVEKFQLALREAMGKDSIEIVEFASFLDQEPMWKQLKVFIEVQEESEFLEEWVKVFKSCISCLESGFGALYKVQKEKGHLGKLKIMILRHGAFDKLLDLAIKNGTSASQYKPPKIIRNNEVVKLLDKLASVTISVDD
- the LOC127126194 gene encoding sugar transporter ERD6-like 7 — translated: MKMKMEIKEDVEGGKHKIITEPLLGENKNQLLHETKDHHHNHPWMVYFTTFIAVCGSYEFGACAGYSSPTQDAIRKDLSLSLAEYSLFGSILTFGAMIGAITSGPIADFVGRKGAMRVSSAFCIAGWLVIYFSKGPVPLDIGRLATGYGMGVFSFVVPVFVAEIAPKELRGALTTLNQFMIVTAVSVSFIIGTVLSWRDLAIIGMIPTAVLLLGLFFIPESPRWLAKRGRAKDFVAALQILRGKDADISQEAKEIQDYITSLELLAKPKMLDLFQRRYLRSLTIGIGLMVCQQFGGINGVCFYTSSIFDLAGFPSATGSIVYAILQIIITGVGATLIDKAGRKPLLLVSGSGLVAGCIFTAVAFYLKVHNVGLGAVPTLAVTGILVYIGSFSIGMGAVPWVVMSEIFPVNIKGQAGSIATLVNWFGAWLCSYTFNFLMSWSSYGTFVLYAAINALAILFIVVAVPETKGKSLEQLQAAINA